The genomic segment CGCGCACGTCCAGTTCCTTTTTGACGCCATGGTTTGCGTCCGCCACCTGATACTGCAGAGCGGTTTTTAACAGCGTGAGTTCCTTGACGAAGACTTGCACGTTGACTGATGACAACATCAAATACAACTGATTCATTTGGTTCGATACCAAACACTGCATCATTAAGAACTACTTCACCAGCTTCTTTACCAGTTTGGTCAAATAATTTTACGTTTGCCATTGTGACTGATTTCCCCTTTCCTTATTATTTACCAGCTTTAACTGCTGATTTGATCGTGATAAGAGATTTCTTAGCACCAGGTACGTTACCTTTGATAAGGATAACGTTTTTCTCTGGAACAACTTGTGCGATCTCAAGGTTTTGAATTGTTACACGATTTCCACCCATACGACCTGCCAAGTGTTTATTTTTGAAAACACGGTTAGGCGCAACTGGTCCCATTGAACCAGGACGACGGTGATAACGAGAACCGTGAGCCATTGGCCCACGAGATTGACCGTGGCGTTTGATAACACCTTGGAAACCTTTACCTTTTGAAGTTCCTGTTACATCAACAACATCGCCGGCTGCGAAAGTGTCAACTGTAATTTCTGCACCAACTTCTAAGCCTTCAATGTTTTTGAATTCACGAATGAAGCGCTTAGGAGCCGTGTTAGCTTTTGCTACATGTCCTTTAGCAGGTTTGTTGCTCAATACGTCACGAAGATCGTCAAAACCAACTTGAACTGCGTTGTAACCATCTGTTTCAACTGTTTTCACTTGAAGAACAACGTTTGGAGCTGCTTCAACAACAGTCACAGGGATTAATTCGCCAGCTTCAGTGAAGATTTGAGTCATTCCCACTTTTTTCCCTAAGATTCCTTTTGTCATGAGAAAATGTTTCCTTTTCTATAGTTTTTTCAAAAAGTTTTTAACGAGCGTTTTTCATGCTCAAGATTAAGATACCAAGGGCGTCAAGAGCGAAGCAAAAATAGAAAACTGACGCCGTGTTCGATGAACACTAGGAAGTTTATCTTTTTTGCACGGCTCTTAGCCTGTGTTCAATTTCACTTGAACGATTTCTTAATATTTGATTAAAGTTTAATCTCTACGTTCACACCACTTGGAAGATCCAATTTCATCAAAGCGTCAACTGTTTTTTGAGTTGGGTTAATGATGTCGATCAAACGTTTATGCGTACGCATTTCAAATTGTTCGCGAGAATCTTTATATTTATGAGTCGCACGAATGATTGTGTAGAGGCTGCGTTCAGTTGGAAGTGGGATTGGACCTGCAACTTCAGCGCCTGTACGAGTAGCAGTTTCTACGATTTTTGCAGCCGCTGTGTCAAGTGTACGATGTTCGTAAGCTTTCAAACGGATGCGGATTTTTTTGTTTGCCATCTTTTTCTCCTTTTTCGTCTATTTAAGATAATAGGCTAGCTCCACAAGAAAACCGACAGGCGATCACGTGGCAATGCAACCGAGCGTGTCGCAACCTCTTGCATCAAAGCTATAGACTG from the Streptococcus constellatus subsp. constellatus genome contains:
- the rpsJ gene encoding 30S ribosomal protein S10, whose amino-acid sequence is MANKKIRIRLKAYEHRTLDTAAAKIVETATRTGAEVAGPIPLPTERSLYTIIRATHKYKDSREQFEMRTHKRLIDIINPTQKTVDALMKLDLPSGVNVEIKL
- the rplC gene encoding 50S ribosomal protein L3, coding for MTKGILGKKVGMTQIFTEAGELIPVTVVEAAPNVVLQVKTVETDGYNAVQVGFDDLRDVLSNKPAKGHVAKANTAPKRFIREFKNIEGLEVGAEITVDTFAAGDVVDVTGTSKGKGFQGVIKRHGQSRGPMAHGSRYHRRPGSMGPVAPNRVFKNKHLAGRMGGNRVTIQNLEIAQVVPEKNVILIKGNVPGAKKSLITIKSAVKAGK